Below is a genomic region from Astatotilapia calliptera chromosome 2, fAstCal1.2, whole genome shotgun sequence.
AggctttgaaatgtttgaaacatCATCATGtggaatgaaaattaaaaatgaaaatgtgcaaaagaTGGAATGAAAATTTCCAACCATGCGACAGACCTGCTGTATTCACGGATGGCGTTATCCTCACCGAACTGAAAACAAACGCGTAAACACACCCTCAAATGGATACGGCTGTTACGAACTGCGGTCAAGTGAGCCCTCACTTACGAAGTCACAGTCAAGCTAGCCGCTCCGCCAGCCGCACCTAAAATGTGGTTGCACTACTCTTACGTATATTACGGTATGGGTGAAGACTGGCTTAGAAACGCAGTGTTTTCTGTCCTGACACTATTTTACTTCACAATCCACTCCCAGTTTTAGTGTATCTCCACTTTcccccctgtgatccacagcccaaattactgtatgattcagagaaaattaacaataaaatttacccaatttactctactgtactcttaatgtcctcatctttgagctcagattacaggaaaactataggaggtgacgcagatatttcactggattatgactctgggtgacccccactctgcaccctgtgatccacagcaaaaattactgtatggatttccagaaaattgatagtaaacttaacacaatttactgtactatactctatatattctcatctttgagctcagattacaggaaaactgtaagaggtgacacagatatttcactggattatgactctgggtgacccccactctgcaccctgtgatccacagccaaaattactgtacggtttttgagaaaattgatagtaaaatcttcccattttgctttactgtactctacatattgacatctttgagctcagatcagccgtgacgcagatatttcactggattatgactctgggtgacccctctcttcaccctgtgatccacagccaaaattactgtacggatttccagaaaattgatagtaaacttaacacaatttactgtactatactctatatattctcaactttaacctcagattacaggaaaactgtaagaggtgacgcagatatttcactggattctgactctaggctgtcgccactctgcaccctgtgatccacatcaaaaattactgtacagtttttgagaaaattgatagtaaactttgcacaatttactctactgtacttttaatatcctcatctttgacctcagattacaggaaaactgtaagaggtgacacagatatttcactggattctgaatcaaggccatctccactctgcaccctgtgatacacagccaaaattactgtatggatttccagaaaattgatagtaaactttgcacaatttactgtactatactctatatattctcatctttgagctcagattacaggaaaactgtaagaggtgacacagatatttcactggattatgactctgggtgacccccactctgcaccccgtgatccacagcaacaattactgtacggatttctgataaaattaaatcctattccattaccaaacaaaatgagttcATTGAAGTATTTGCTTAATAtgcttatatatgtgtgtgtgtgtgtgtgtgtgttagtgttcaTCAGTTTGACACAAATAAATATGTCCATTTGAAGAAGATATTACACACCGGAGGCCTCAAGTATTGTCTGTGCAAATGTCCTTCGTGCCTGGGCCATCTCTTTTTTTGTCGTCAAAAATGTCATTTCTGGTTTATTTGGGAATGCTTCCATTACTACTTTGAccatctgaaataaaaaaaaccccaaaaaatatatcaattttctcaaaaaccgtacagtaaatttggctgtggatgacagtgtgaagagtgggggtcacccagagtcataatccagtgaaatatctgcgtcacctcttacagttttcctgtaatctgagctcaaagatgttaATATgtggagtacagtaaagcacaatgggaagattttgctatgaattttctcaaaaaccgtacagtatatttggctgtggatcacagggtgcagagtgggggtcacccagagtcataatccagtgagatatctgtgtcacctcttatagttttcctgtaagatgagctcaaagatgagaatatatagagtacagtagagtaaattgtgcaaactttactatcaattttctcaaaaaccgtacagtaatttttgctgtggatgacagtgtgaagagtgggggtcacccagagtcataatccagtgaaatatctgtgtcacctcttacagttttcctgtaatctgagctcaaaaatGAGAATATtaagagtacagtagagtaaattgggtaaattttattgttaattttctctgaatcatACGGTAATTTGGGCTGTGGATCATAGGGGGGAAAGTGGAGATAAACCAAAACTGGGAGTGGATTGTGAAGTAACATAGTGTCAGGACAGAAAACACTTCGTTTCTAAGCCAGTCGGCACCTATACCGTAATATGCGTAAGAGTAGTGCAACCACATTTTAGGTGCGGCTGGCGGAGCGGCTAGCTTGACTGTGACTtcgtaagtttttttttttttttttaaactttatttatcacatTATAGACATACAGTCAAGTAAAACAGGGATCACATAAAAGATAACATTGTGGTAGTACAATGAGGAACAGAAAGAGTGACAAAGACAGTAAGACAAAAGtgagtacaaaaaataaaataaatcaaggggaacataaataaacaaaagtttgCAAGAGCCAAAATCAAGTTAGCAGTTTCAATCGGTTACAGATGTTAACAGTCTTGAGAGCCTTCGTGTTTTTTGATGAGGAGATTGTCCTTATATATTGTGCAAGTTCCATTTTTAATACAAGAAGTTCAGGCTTTCTGCCGAGGACTTTGCTTTTGTGTATATGAaattttgccaaaaataaaaccaaatttataaAGAAGAAAGCATCATTGTCCTTGTCTTTAAAATTATAATAGCCAAAGATAACATCCTTATAGTACAGTTGAAGATTAGGGAGAACAGAGTCAGTAATAAACTTGTGGAAATCCTTCCAGAATTTACACGTAAATTTACACGACCAAAACAGATGAGAAACTGTTTCAGGTTGCTCTTGACAGAAGGtacaatttacatttatttcagccATAAATTTGGACAAATATTGTTTGGTAGGGTAAAACCTATGAATCAACTTAAAGGAAATctctttaattttgtttgtcaAGAAAAACCTTTGTGGTAAAGTCCAAACTTTTTTCCATTCAATATCTGTTACAAAATTGGCCCAATAAAATATGGCTGATGGAACAGAGACCATTGCATCCTGAATGTGACTTTGTAAGTGAGGGCTCACTTGACCGTAGTTGTTACGAAAGTCTACGTGTACAGGATGACGATGCTTGTCACACAAACgtgctctgtgattggctgaactACTTCCCGTTTCCCGTCGTGCACACACACGTGAAGGTCAGCAATAAAGCCATTAAGCATTTACAGTTTGCAAAATATTACTAGTACGACCTCTTTATAAGCAAGTATGGACAGCCAGGGAGCGACAGCTGACCCTCAGCTTCAGCAGTTCATCGAAATCGAGTCTCAGAAACAACGATTTCAGCAGCTGGTGCATCAAATGACGGAGGTCTGCTGGGTAAGATGAGCGTTACGCTACCAGCTCAGCTCTGCCATTTGCTATGTGTATAAATATATCTGGTTTTTTTGACTGATGGCTGGTGTGTCTTATATTATACACAATTTTAGGCTTCCGTTTTTACTGGCCGTGGACAGAAAACTATATTAAAAATTGATTTTAGCCGTTTACAAACACCGGGTCGCACCGCTTTTCTTAGGCGACCCTTACCGCTATGTCAAAGCAGGGATTCAGTAATAAAGTGTTAGAGACACTATACTATTCACTATACCCCGGCTTGGTATAGCTGGCGCTTTAGATAAGGAGTATCGGAGTGAAGCGAGGTGGACGGACATGTAGTATTTTAATGTTCATGTCAAAGCGGGCAAAAGGCAGACGTGTGAGGTCACGAAGGACCGCCTAAGAATTTCCTGAATAACTGgtttaaaaacacttttggCTTCGACTTCGAGTGTCTGAGCAACACGTCCGAATCGTGGAGTGCCGCACTGCGTGCTGAGGTCACAGCTGGGGCACATCACGCGCTGACGTAAAGTTGGTACTTTGTAACAGGAACTCTGGCGCTGTATCCAATCTTGCCGTTACATTTCCTTTTAATCGTGTCTCTGTTTCCAGGAGAAGTGTATGGATAAACCCGGGCCGAAGCTGGACTCGAGGACGGAAGCGTGCTTTGTTAACTGCGTGGAGCGATTCATCGACACCAGCCAGTTCATCTTAAACAGACTGGAACAGACTCAGAGGAGCCGGGGGTCGTTCTCAGAGACCATGTCAGACTAAAAACTGTCTCTCAGAGCGCTAACGAGGCACACGGGCACTGCTCTGAGAGGGACCGTACCTCTGACCCTGCTGTCTGTACAGTACCTTGAAGAACTGTCCAGCCAATGGGGGGAAAAGGAATCTAAAGTGTTACCTTTTCATACAAGTGCCTGAAAGTAACATCGAGCATGGACtcctgtagttttttttatttgtcttctgCTGGCATCTGAgtgttgagaaaaaaacaaacaaagccacaaacctaaactctgtttttgtcaagTCACAGAGCTCAAGCTTTAAAACTGAGTCTGAATGTGAAAACtcacaaaatgtgcaaaaacacacTAAGCTGGCCTGCTGGGGGGTTTACTTGCAGCAAGAGGACTTAACTACATGCTGGTGTAATGAAAGGAACTAAAGATGTCTTGACAGAAGAGGCATGATCAGCAGCCGAGGCTGAAcatatgcaataaataaatttaacaaaaagaaaaaccaaacaatattGTCCATCTTTTGGAAGAGTGCAGTGACATGatgttgtaaatgtgttttaatcgGCATTATCaaacatccaaaacacagtTAACGCAGCAATTTGTTACAGCTTGCACACATTAGGTAGACATTTATACAAGTAGACAGCATTCTTTGGTGTGGTTTGTGTGTAATACTGAGGTAATTCAGTAACTGACATCATCGACTCAGAGCAAATTAAGACTTTAACACTGACTGCATTTAAATAAGCTCACACATTTTTAAGCATGATGAAAGCTAAAGGTGCAAAACTTTGGTTATAGTTTTCAGTAACAGAAGGCACAATCTGGCTTGTGAAGGCTACTTTTTAACTCAatatgttggaaaaaaaaaaaacccaaatgtaCACACCAGTATGATGTGGAcaactaattttaaataaaatccagTGTACTGATAGCATTACTCTCATTTTAAAGCCTCCTCTCCCATCCTCCTCGCTTTTTTGTAAGATAGATTGTAAAGCTGTGATATGCATTAAAGTTTTAGAATGACTTTGTAGTGATAATAACAATACTGGCCCTCTTTAAGGTGCTCTCTGGTGTATACCCCACCCTCCATTTGTGGCTCCTTCTCTGGGAAGATTCATCTCGTCTTGTGCTTGCAAGTCATAGCTGGGAAGAGCCAAGTATGGCTGTTGGCCCCATGGAAAGCCCTGAGGACCTTTCCTCAGATAAAGTGGGAGGGAATCCCAGGTA
It encodes:
- the timm8a gene encoding mitochondrial import inner membrane translocase subunit Tim8 A, with translation MDSQGATADPQLQQFIEIESQKQRFQQLVHQMTEVCWEKCMDKPGPKLDSRTEACFVNCVERFIDTSQFILNRLEQTQRSRGSFSETMSD